One region of Rubripirellula tenax genomic DNA includes:
- a CDS encoding IS66 family transposase, which yields MSGKAVRYALNQWQPLIVFIEDGGLPIHNNDTERDLRRLTIGRMNWLFLGSEVGGEVAARPYTLTAIAHRHNLDLWAYLEDVLRRLAGGDSDLDALLPNAWATTHPDKVRSYREAESLAHAD from the coding sequence GTGAGCGGTAAAGCGGTCCGCTACGCGCTGAACCAGTGGCAACCGCTGATCGTGTTCATCGAGGATGGCGGGCTGCCGATTCACAACAACGACACCGAACGAGATCTTCGTCGTCTGACGATCGGTCGCATGAACTGGTTGTTCTTGGGCAGCGAGGTGGGTGGTGAAGTGGCGGCGCGACCGTACACGCTGACCGCCATTGCGCACCGACACAACCTGGACTTGTGGGCATATCTGGAGGACGTGCTGCGGCGTCTTGCCGGTGGCGATTCTGACCTGGACGCGCTGCTACCGAACGCCTGGGCAACCACTCATCCAGACAAAGTCCGCAGCTACCGCGAGGCGGAATCGCTGGCCCACGCCGACTAA
- a CDS encoding GAF domain-containing protein produces the protein MPAHKPYPTFALAAADVLKYLHNRYGFGLWMVTRTEENDWIVLHAEDHGYGVKPGAVFRWADSFCSQMVIGRGPCIAPRSDDVPAYAAAPIGSQVQIGAYVGIPLKDADGELFGTLCAIDPLPQSDELIKEQHAIELIGRLLSTCLVAELKSSAEARSDLRLDVSRLVDRESGALSQAGWEQYAAAEEIRCQKFGHPATLLSLKVPSDQEWPLREVVSAVSKVLTADEVIARVEGKSELLALLPESDSGAGKLALAKVEEALKAFPGIVVKAVSRDPRRGIQAAVEELLGSENQGERPV, from the coding sequence ATGCCCGCACACAAGCCCTATCCGACCTTCGCACTCGCGGCCGCTGACGTATTGAAGTACCTGCACAACCGATACGGATTCGGATTGTGGATGGTAACGCGTACCGAAGAGAATGACTGGATCGTTTTGCACGCTGAAGACCATGGTTACGGAGTCAAGCCAGGTGCCGTGTTTCGCTGGGCTGATTCCTTCTGCTCGCAAATGGTGATTGGACGAGGACCTTGCATCGCCCCTCGGTCGGACGATGTACCTGCGTACGCAGCAGCACCGATAGGTTCCCAAGTGCAAATCGGCGCGTACGTTGGGATTCCGTTGAAGGATGCCGATGGAGAGCTATTTGGCACTCTGTGCGCGATTGATCCACTCCCTCAAAGTGATGAGTTGATCAAGGAACAGCACGCGATCGAATTGATCGGTCGGCTGTTAAGCACTTGCCTCGTCGCAGAACTCAAATCGTCTGCCGAAGCGAGAAGCGACCTTCGGTTGGATGTTTCGCGATTAGTGGATCGCGAATCGGGAGCGCTCAGCCAAGCCGGATGGGAACAATACGCGGCCGCGGAAGAAATCCGATGCCAGAAGTTCGGCCATCCTGCGACGCTGCTCAGTCTAAAAGTGCCTTCGGACCAGGAGTGGCCCCTTCGCGAAGTTGTGTCTGCGGTGAGCAAAGTGTTGACGGCTGATGAAGTCATTGCAAGGGTAGAGGGCAAGTCGGAACTGCTTGCCCTACTCCCGGAAAGTGATTCAGGTGCTGGCAAACTAGCGCTAGCTAAGGTCGAAGAGGCGTTGAAGGCTTTTCCAGGTATCGTTGTCAAAGCCGTTTCCCGAGATCCTCGACGGGGCATCCAGGCTGCGGTTGAAGAATTGCTCGGTTCGGAAAACCAAGGCGAACGCCCTGTCTGA
- a CDS encoding helix-turn-helix transcriptional regulator: MQNQPPDVPIHYQSSFDEEKASILAAVFEWHHSEHSQPLGLDSFESMVAIKNLSRVITFENAAFRRYMLNEKSAVGSTLDSHFLPHLVKTSTDSDRLILDGVMNIEIEHLCRWENGRTVTMRTFKRRLDELKSPNYAIIVISRAKEFVGSTEAEKRKSLNEVLSVLLGMDETDRTICRGYVMGDSTKEIASRVGLTTKAVENRRHKIMDLMGVQKPIDIVKLMVRLEENGLIDDQF; encoded by the coding sequence ATGCAAAATCAGCCTCCCGACGTTCCGATTCACTATCAATCGTCCTTCGACGAAGAGAAGGCATCGATATTGGCTGCCGTGTTTGAGTGGCACCATTCCGAGCACAGCCAACCGCTGGGTCTAGATTCATTCGAGTCGATGGTCGCGATCAAGAATTTAAGTCGGGTGATCACGTTCGAAAATGCCGCCTTTCGCCGCTACATGCTGAACGAAAAATCAGCCGTCGGATCGACACTGGATAGCCACTTCCTGCCCCACCTCGTGAAGACGTCGACCGATTCCGACCGGCTCATTCTCGACGGAGTCATGAACATTGAGATTGAGCATCTCTGTCGTTGGGAAAACGGACGCACAGTTACGATGCGAACGTTCAAGCGTCGGCTCGATGAACTGAAAAGCCCCAACTACGCGATCATCGTCATCTCTCGCGCGAAGGAATTCGTCGGTTCAACGGAAGCGGAAAAACGAAAAAGTTTGAACGAAGTCTTGTCGGTTCTTCTGGGAATGGACGAAACGGATCGTACGATTTGTCGCGGATATGTCATGGGTGATTCAACGAAGGAGATCGCCTCGCGCGTCGGGCTAACGACCAAGGCAGTTGAAAACCGTCGTCACAAGATCATGGACCTGATGGGCGTTCAAAAACCCATCGATATTGTGAAGCTCATGGTTCGCCTGGAGGAAAACGGTCTTATCGACGATCAGTTTTAG
- a CDS encoding macro domain-containing protein: protein MKINIEVGDVLAVAADVLISTANPWLNLSGGVNGAILSAVGPTIQAELHEHLKSKGLSAVPAGTVVQSAAGGLPFNLILHAVAIDPFYDSSIELVRKTVVAALDLAIKAGAKTISTPTLATGYGPMSIADFGTAVAPLAGEPRFDGLTLTIVVRSDEHRSELLEAISVTRDQA, encoded by the coding sequence ATGAAAATCAACATTGAAGTCGGTGATGTACTCGCAGTTGCCGCTGATGTGTTGATTTCTACCGCTAACCCATGGTTGAATCTTTCCGGTGGCGTCAATGGAGCAATCCTTTCAGCAGTTGGGCCGACGATTCAAGCGGAGTTGCACGAACACTTGAAAAGCAAAGGGCTCTCTGCCGTCCCTGCTGGAACAGTCGTCCAGAGCGCTGCCGGAGGCCTGCCGTTCAATTTAATTCTACATGCGGTTGCGATTGACCCGTTCTACGACTCTTCCATCGAACTCGTCCGCAAGACCGTTGTCGCCGCCTTAGATCTCGCGATCAAGGCTGGCGCGAAGACGATCTCAACACCGACCCTGGCCACCGGATATGGCCCGATGTCGATTGCTGATTTTGGAACAGCGGTGGCACCGCTTGCAGGTGAACCTCGGTTCGATGGTCTTACGTTGACAATCGTGGTCCGATCGGACGAGCATCGATCCGAACTTTTGGAAGCGATCTCAGTGACTCGGGATCAGGCGTGA
- a CDS encoding macro domain-containing protein: MDQDVDVIVNAWNRNIIPWWLLIPQGVSGAIKRRAGYAPFRELAKHGAIPLGGAVLTTAGDLPFKAIIHVAGISMWWRSSERSIRDSCRNAIALAEEKNFTSIAFPLIGAGTGGGSTVAVLDMMKDELAAVRFAGRIVIVQFRKT, encoded by the coding sequence TTGGACCAAGACGTCGACGTTATCGTTAACGCTTGGAATCGAAACATCATCCCCTGGTGGCTGCTGATTCCTCAGGGTGTCTCAGGAGCGATTAAGCGCCGTGCTGGATACGCTCCGTTTCGTGAGCTTGCTAAGCACGGGGCAATTCCGCTTGGCGGCGCGGTGCTCACCACTGCGGGCGATCTGCCATTCAAGGCCATCATCCACGTGGCCGGCATCAGCATGTGGTGGCGGTCGAGTGAAAGGTCGATCCGAGATTCATGCCGCAATGCAATCGCGTTGGCGGAGGAAAAAAATTTCACCTCGATTGCATTTCCACTAATCGGTGCTGGCACAGGTGGAGGATCGACTGTCGCTGTTCTTGATATGATGAAGGACGAACTCGCGGCTGTTCGCTTCGCGGGTCGAATCGTCATCGTTCAATTTAGGAAGACCTGA
- a CDS encoding RNA 2'-phosphotransferase yields MATSKFLSLVLRHQPEVVGMQLDDEGWLDINQLISNANERGKALSLELLHEVVATSDKKRFALSDDGLRIRASQGHSLANVDLKLDEAKPPQTLYHGTVAAFLESIRATGLQKRSRNHVHLSSDAATATKVGSRRGKPIVLQIDAAAMHQQGHLFYLSANGVWLVDAVPPQYLTFPT; encoded by the coding sequence ATGGCCACCAGTAAATTCCTGAGCCTTGTTCTCAGGCATCAACCTGAAGTCGTCGGAATGCAACTGGACGATGAGGGGTGGCTGGACATCAATCAGTTAATTTCCAATGCCAATGAACGAGGCAAGGCTTTGTCTCTTGAGTTGCTCCACGAAGTCGTCGCAACAAGTGACAAGAAGCGATTCGCGTTAAGCGACGACGGGCTGCGCATTCGTGCTAGCCAAGGGCACTCATTGGCCAACGTCGATTTGAAACTTGACGAAGCTAAGCCGCCGCAAACGCTCTATCACGGAACTGTTGCAGCATTTTTGGAGAGCATTCGGGCGACTGGGCTACAAAAGCGATCCCGAAACCACGTCCACCTTTCATCCGATGCAGCGACGGCAACCAAAGTAGGTTCACGACGAGGCAAGCCAATCGTTCTCCAGATCGACGCTGCGGCGATGCATCAACAAGGACACCTCTTTTATCTTTCAGCCAACGGTGTTTGGTTGGTCGACGCTGTGCCACCGCAGTATCTGACTTTCCCTACGTGA
- a CDS encoding nitroreductase family protein: MQVKEAIYNRRAIKQFDADHRMTAAEEKELLEATIQAPTSFNIQHWRFVILRDPDLRAKIRKEFGNDQAQMTDASLLALFTADMKAWQKEPSRYFANAPKEVAEMLVGWMGPFHEGREWLQRDEAQRSIGMAMQTMMLAAQGMGYQSCPMIGFDIEAVAKLINLPDDHVMGPMVAIGKGTKDAWPKPGQLSLDELTIENGF; encoded by the coding sequence ATGCAAGTCAAAGAAGCGATCTACAACCGCCGCGCGATCAAGCAGTTCGACGCCGACCACCGGATGACCGCGGCCGAAGAAAAGGAGCTGCTCGAAGCCACCATCCAAGCCCCGACCAGTTTCAATATCCAGCACTGGCGGTTCGTCATCCTTCGCGATCCGGATCTGCGAGCGAAGATTCGCAAGGAGTTTGGCAACGACCAAGCCCAGATGACCGACGCTTCGCTGCTCGCTCTGTTTACCGCCGACATGAAGGCGTGGCAGAAAGAGCCGTCGCGTTACTTTGCGAACGCTCCGAAGGAAGTCGCTGAGATGTTGGTCGGATGGATGGGGCCGTTCCACGAGGGCCGCGAGTGGTTGCAGCGAGACGAGGCTCAACGCAGCATCGGGATGGCGATGCAAACGATGATGCTCGCCGCGCAAGGCATGGGTTATCAGTCGTGCCCGATGATCGGCTTCGACATCGAAGCCGTCGCCAAGCTCATCAACTTGCCCGACGATCACGTCATGGGACCGATGGTCGCGATTGGCAAAGGGACCAAGGACGCATGGCCGAAGCCTGGGCAACTTTCACTCGATGAATTGACTATCGAGAATGGGTTTTAA
- a CDS encoding TA system antitoxin ParD family protein: MGQPVKLSDELVCDARASAEITQRSIAGQIEFWAALGKSLEPILRGDRAMALRQSGAARPLSEAISEVDSPAGRQRVSDYLNTRPFPHFEPIADRPGLLRKTDEDGTETIGRFVNRVFEPADE; the protein is encoded by the coding sequence ATGGGACAACCAGTCAAGCTTTCTGATGAATTGGTTTGCGACGCGCGAGCATCGGCGGAGATAACGCAGCGAAGCATTGCCGGCCAAATCGAATTCTGGGCGGCGCTGGGCAAGTCGCTCGAGCCGATCTTGCGTGGCGATCGAGCGATGGCACTTCGCCAATCGGGGGCGGCGCGGCCATTGTCCGAAGCGATTTCGGAGGTGGATTCGCCGGCGGGTCGGCAGCGTGTCAGCGATTACCTCAACACGCGACCGTTCCCACATTTTGAACCGATAGCTGATCGCCCAGGTTTACTTCGAAAGACCGATGAAGATGGCACCGAAACGATTGGACGGTTTGTCAATCGAGTATTCGAACCGGCCGACGAGTGA
- a CDS encoding zeta toxin family protein, whose translation MLGFESLDKRPIIIAIAGSNGAGKSTFFASHLADCGLRFVNADDIALELDIGPYEAAEAAAAIRESLVERGESFVFETVLSDPVGEKVDLLAGYVSRGYEVVMIFIRIKDAATSIQRVSMRASQGGHDVPDAKLRARFKRTRANLARAIERLPNVLVFDNSELSHPYHLVERYRDGNRVDKR comes from the coding sequence ATGCTGGGCTTTGAGTCTCTCGACAAACGACCGATCATCATCGCGATTGCCGGATCCAACGGTGCCGGCAAGTCGACGTTCTTTGCGTCGCATTTGGCCGACTGCGGACTTCGCTTCGTCAACGCGGATGACATCGCACTTGAATTGGACATCGGCCCGTATGAAGCGGCCGAGGCGGCAGCGGCGATCCGAGAGTCTCTCGTCGAGCGTGGCGAGAGTTTTGTCTTCGAAACGGTCTTGTCGGACCCGGTCGGCGAAAAGGTCGATTTGCTGGCCGGATACGTGTCGCGCGGTTACGAAGTCGTGATGATCTTCATTCGCATCAAAGACGCGGCCACATCGATCCAGCGAGTATCAATGCGGGCAAGCCAAGGTGGCCACGACGTTCCGGACGCAAAACTGCGTGCAAGGTTCAAACGCACGCGAGCCAATCTTGCTCGGGCGATCGAGCGACTGCCGAACGTCTTGGTCTTCGACAATTCCGAGCTGAGCCATCCGTACCACCTTGTCGAGCGTTACCGAGACGGCAACCGCGTCGATAAACGATGA
- a CDS encoding dsDNA nuclease domain-containing protein, with the protein MPRSGGEADKIGNHYESVWTVDALINLHRGRYSEMEIESFGEDSAGVEFQAKTESGTVEFHSLKRQTQATEWSITVLTRPDRSTGRSILGDLAEKLDRHPSARLKFISATGANQLRELVDRARNVADASEFRSVLSEKLSNQFNVMVRNLTGGDEAHCLSILKAIEEIPRGHDDLIRSVDQRIEEYFHRNNGDEMIPAGLRRELAEFAIRNLGRKLDTADVRHHVESLGYSVRDWKNNKGIRDLQKSTNESYLSVAEAELINGGSIARSETEVVLGHFIRSECRGVLVKAPAGFGKSCLIAQVVSGLVEKEIECLCIRMDNFQPCQTTRQVGKQLDLPDSPARILAGIADGDACVLVVDQLDAMSLVSGRHSSMWDVFQRLLDEVASYQNMHLLLACRDFDLEHDARLRGLANKLSGFEQVAIEKLTREQINESIALAGHEKVGLSDRQYEILSCPFHLLLFLEGDPAKPFSTSLELYNEFWDRKRFKLKERLGREAAWDEVIEYLTRRMSQDQLLFAPSIGIDQFSDDVKAMVSEHVLVRSGESLRFFHESFFDYAFARHFCRSGDSIVDLLESSEQHLFRRSQVRQILAFRRGSDRQRYLADLKELLESEKVRFHIKRMVASTLGQIADPQRDEWQIIEPYFLETDLSRYVSVACRGHVGWFDVLNDHGYLKNWLASSESIWSNSATWILESSDLHDDRSEQIAALIAPYRGKGGDWQTRLHRIMSWGIAHKSKAMSDIYHAMIRDGSYDDYQSPTSGDSDFWTQHHNAEKESPRFLIDVLATWFEKTATECNDGKSDKFMDRCKLNHSRSGTTIIAKAGQDEPTYFAQRMLPIVRDVVLQSLDTTRKDGRDRAWPYITGRTDYFDIDDVTLDQLAASLGHLAKEKPELLREIVGDLPATNSGTFAYLLLRAWTENAGEFADECAEYVLRNESRLDIGSGGRISCMALIAISPHCSDENLDAIESFINGYCDAHERRTPQIRGRDELYLLRCLDADRTSEATKMRIETLERKFPDLPKQSFSSVESFGWSAEKSSIPEEKTSLLKDEEAFRSDVQKSIKNAAVSIAHADLSDIDTGTLLNEARTGTEDMRRKLASVYAHNIDNEHVGEQCQQSLVAFYDDSSEEVRQRVGMAFSGLSGEFLREHEASLLTFIASTSFETDPESLLRSMEQSSVELPEVTCAAAERVLSFLGEEGTHIAYHGSMIARSISKLVVRQYEQTKSETMKVRCLDLIDKMERVGYMGISDELSRLER; encoded by the coding sequence ATGCCAAGGAGCGGAGGCGAAGCAGACAAGATCGGCAACCACTACGAGTCGGTGTGGACTGTTGACGCTTTAATTAACTTGCATCGCGGCCGCTACAGCGAGATGGAGATCGAGTCTTTTGGGGAAGATTCCGCTGGCGTCGAGTTTCAGGCGAAAACCGAGTCCGGCACGGTTGAATTCCATTCGCTCAAGCGTCAGACACAGGCGACAGAATGGTCCATCACTGTATTGACGCGGCCGGATCGGTCTACAGGACGCAGTATCCTCGGCGATCTCGCGGAAAAGCTTGATCGACATCCATCCGCCCGGCTCAAGTTCATCTCGGCGACCGGAGCGAATCAACTAAGAGAATTGGTTGATCGCGCAAGGAACGTTGCGGACGCTTCTGAGTTTCGGTCGGTGTTATCGGAGAAGCTGTCAAATCAGTTCAACGTTATGGTCCGCAACCTCACGGGCGGCGACGAGGCCCATTGCCTTTCAATATTGAAAGCGATCGAAGAGATACCGCGCGGTCACGACGATTTGATTCGGTCGGTGGACCAACGGATTGAAGAATACTTTCATCGTAATAACGGCGATGAGATGATTCCGGCTGGTCTCAGGCGAGAGCTCGCCGAGTTTGCAATCCGCAACCTTGGACGCAAGCTTGATACCGCTGACGTCCGCCATCACGTTGAATCGCTTGGGTATAGCGTTCGCGACTGGAAAAATAACAAAGGAATACGAGATCTCCAAAAATCAACGAATGAGTCGTACCTAAGCGTCGCGGAAGCCGAGCTGATCAATGGTGGGTCAATTGCTCGCAGTGAGACCGAAGTCGTCCTGGGGCACTTCATACGCTCCGAGTGTCGAGGGGTCTTGGTCAAGGCTCCGGCCGGTTTCGGGAAGAGCTGTTTGATAGCTCAGGTGGTCTCCGGCTTGGTTGAGAAAGAAATCGAATGCCTTTGCATTCGGATGGATAATTTCCAACCGTGTCAGACGACCAGGCAGGTCGGAAAACAACTCGATTTACCCGATTCACCGGCGCGAATACTCGCTGGTATCGCGGATGGGGATGCTTGCGTTTTAGTCGTCGACCAGCTGGACGCGATGAGCCTAGTGTCGGGTCGTCACTCTTCGATGTGGGATGTTTTTCAGCGATTGCTGGACGAGGTCGCCAGTTACCAGAATATGCACTTGCTTCTCGCATGTCGTGACTTTGATCTTGAGCACGACGCGCGACTTCGTGGCCTTGCGAATAAACTCAGTGGGTTCGAGCAGGTCGCGATTGAGAAACTAACCCGCGAGCAAATCAATGAATCGATTGCTTTGGCCGGGCATGAAAAGGTCGGGTTAAGTGACAGACAGTACGAGATCCTGTCTTGTCCGTTTCATTTGCTTCTGTTCCTCGAAGGAGACCCAGCCAAGCCTTTCTCGACGAGCCTGGAGCTTTACAACGAGTTCTGGGATCGCAAACGATTCAAGCTGAAGGAACGCCTTGGCCGCGAGGCAGCATGGGACGAGGTGATCGAGTACCTAACACGGCGTATGAGCCAGGACCAACTGTTATTCGCGCCGAGCATTGGTATCGACCAGTTCAGCGACGATGTGAAGGCGATGGTGTCGGAACATGTGTTGGTTCGGTCTGGTGAGAGCTTGCGGTTTTTCCATGAGTCGTTTTTCGACTATGCATTCGCACGCCATTTCTGCCGCTCCGGAGATAGCATTGTCGACCTGCTTGAATCCTCTGAGCAGCATTTGTTCCGCAGGTCGCAAGTACGGCAGATACTTGCATTTAGGCGTGGTTCTGATCGACAACGCTACCTCGCCGACCTGAAGGAATTACTGGAAAGCGAAAAAGTGCGGTTCCACATCAAGCGGATGGTGGCTTCCACGTTGGGGCAAATAGCCGATCCGCAACGTGATGAGTGGCAAATCATCGAACCGTATTTTTTGGAGACGGATCTGTCGCGATACGTGTCCGTCGCGTGTCGAGGGCACGTTGGTTGGTTCGACGTGCTAAACGACCACGGCTATCTGAAGAACTGGCTCGCATCTTCCGAATCGATCTGGAGCAACTCGGCTACTTGGATCCTCGAATCTAGCGACCTGCACGACGACAGGTCGGAGCAAATCGCTGCGTTGATTGCGCCATATCGAGGCAAAGGTGGTGACTGGCAGACACGGCTTCATCGAATCATGTCTTGGGGTATCGCTCACAAGAGCAAAGCGATGAGCGACATCTATCACGCCATGATCCGTGATGGTTCGTACGACGACTATCAAAGCCCAACATCCGGAGATAGCGATTTCTGGACACAGCATCACAATGCCGAAAAGGAATCACCTCGATTCTTGATCGACGTGCTAGCGACCTGGTTCGAGAAGACTGCAACAGAATGCAACGACGGCAAATCCGACAAGTTCATGGATCGGTGCAAGCTCAACCACTCTCGCAGCGGCACAACGATCATTGCAAAGGCCGGCCAAGACGAACCGACATACTTTGCCCAACGGATGCTGCCAATTGTTCGCGATGTCGTACTCCAGTCGCTGGACACCACTCGAAAAGACGGGAGGGACCGCGCATGGCCATACATCACCGGTCGAACAGACTATTTTGACATCGACGACGTCACACTGGACCAACTGGCTGCTTCCCTCGGGCATCTCGCAAAGGAGAAGCCGGAGCTACTGCGTGAAATCGTTGGCGATTTGCCGGCGACAAACAGCGGCACGTTCGCTTACTTGCTCCTGAGAGCATGGACCGAGAATGCCGGCGAATTCGCAGATGAGTGCGCTGAGTATGTATTGCGAAACGAGAGTCGTCTGGACATTGGTTCGGGAGGGCGAATCAGTTGCATGGCCTTAATCGCTATTTCGCCACATTGCAGCGACGAAAACCTCGATGCGATCGAGTCGTTCATCAATGGCTATTGCGACGCACATGAACGACGGACGCCGCAGATCCGTGGACGAGATGAGCTCTACCTGCTCCGATGTCTCGATGCCGACCGAACTTCGGAAGCCACCAAAATGCGGATCGAGACGCTCGAACGGAAATTCCCCGACCTTCCCAAACAGTCGTTTTCATCGGTGGAGTCGTTTGGTTGGTCAGCTGAGAAGTCGTCGATCCCAGAGGAGAAGACTTCGCTACTGAAGGATGAAGAAGCGTTCCGCTCAGACGTCCAAAAATCCATTAAGAATGCAGCGGTGTCAATCGCTCACGCGGACCTTTCAGACATCGATACTGGGACGCTATTGAATGAAGCTCGCACGGGAACCGAAGACATGCGGCGGAAGCTTGCGTCAGTCTACGCTCACAACATCGACAATGAGCATGTCGGTGAACAGTGTCAGCAGTCGCTGGTGGCTTTCTATGACGACTCGTCTGAAGAAGTCCGACAGCGAGTTGGCATGGCGTTCAGTGGATTGTCAGGTGAATTTCTTCGAGAGCATGAAGCTAGCTTGCTTACATTCATTGCATCCACAAGCTTTGAAACTGACCCAGAGTCTCTATTGAGGTCGATGGAGCAGTCATCAGTTGAGTTGCCCGAAGTGACGTGTGCTGCAGCTGAAAGGGTGCTCAGCTTTCTCGGCGAGGAAGGAACGCACATCGCCTACCACGGGTCAATGATTGCTCGCTCTATCTCCAAACTTGTCGTCCGACAATATGAGCAAACGAAGAGTGAGACCATGAAAGTGCGATGCCTAGACTTGATCGACAAAATGGAACGTGTCGGCTACATGGGGATATCAGACGAACTTTCGAGACTAGAGCGTTAG
- a CDS encoding helix-turn-helix domain-containing protein, giving the protein MTRQQSARHVPMQFGQRVRQIRCARQLTQRELAEQLGVSISYISKVENETLHFGDYPSAKFIHKLSEQLEADEDELLLLADKVPDDLRRRIREHPEVFRLVATLDDGSLDSLAKELSGEERPRRHRTTS; this is encoded by the coding sequence ATGACGCGTCAACAATCAGCGAGGCATGTCCCAATGCAATTTGGCCAGCGAGTTCGGCAAATCCGTTGCGCACGACAGCTCACCCAGCGTGAATTGGCTGAGCAACTAGGCGTGAGCATCTCGTACATCAGTAAAGTTGAGAACGAGACATTGCATTTCGGCGACTATCCAAGCGCGAAGTTCATCCACAAGTTGTCGGAGCAACTGGAAGCGGACGAGGACGAATTGTTGCTGTTGGCAGACAAGGTGCCCGACGATTTGCGCAGACGCATCCGTGAACATCCGGAAGTGTTTCGTTTGGTTGCGACGCTGGATGATGGTTCGCTCGACTCGCTTGCGAAGGAACTGTCTGGCGAAGAACGACCGCGAAGACACAGAACAACCAGTTAA